In a single window of the Pedococcus dokdonensis genome:
- a CDS encoding substrate-binding domain-containing protein → MRRLVIPVALAAAAALALSGCGRADDTSTSSGSSSGGEKFPKNSLIGVSLPQKTSENWVLAENLFKTDLASAGFQADVQFANGGVGEQQNQIQSMVTKGAKVIVVGAIDGSQLGTQLKAAKDAGAVVIAYDRLVKNTDAVNYYVAYDNFKVGVLQGNALLEGLAKKKASGPYNIELFAGSPDDANAQVFFDGAMSVLQPKIDDGTLKVVSGQTKFNQVVTQGWKAENAQKRMDTLISANYSSAAIDGVLSPNDTLARAIITSVKAASKPVPVVTGQDSEVESVKSIMAGEQYSTINKDTRNLVKATIDMVKAIQAGQEPKITDTKQYNNGVKVVPANLLDPVIVTKDNAKEAYANDPTLSKLTG, encoded by the coding sequence ATGAGAAGACTCGTCATTCCGGTGGCCCTTGCGGCCGCCGCCGCGCTCGCCCTCTCCGGTTGCGGCCGGGCGGACGACACGAGCACCAGCTCCGGTTCCAGCAGCGGTGGGGAGAAGTTCCCCAAGAACTCCCTCATCGGGGTCTCGCTGCCGCAGAAGACCTCGGAGAACTGGGTCCTCGCGGAGAACCTGTTCAAGACCGACCTGGCCAGCGCCGGCTTCCAGGCCGACGTGCAGTTCGCCAACGGTGGCGTGGGTGAGCAGCAGAACCAGATCCAGTCGATGGTGACCAAGGGCGCCAAGGTCATCGTCGTCGGCGCCATCGACGGCTCGCAGCTGGGCACCCAGCTCAAGGCCGCCAAGGACGCCGGCGCCGTGGTCATCGCCTACGACCGCCTCGTCAAGAACACCGACGCCGTGAACTACTACGTCGCCTACGACAACTTCAAGGTCGGTGTGCTGCAGGGCAACGCGCTGCTGGAGGGCCTGGCCAAGAAGAAGGCCAGCGGCCCCTACAACATCGAGCTGTTCGCGGGTTCGCCGGACGACGCCAACGCCCAGGTCTTCTTCGACGGCGCGATGAGCGTGCTGCAGCCGAAGATCGACGACGGCACCCTCAAGGTCGTCTCGGGCCAGACCAAGTTCAACCAGGTCGTCACCCAGGGCTGGAAGGCGGAGAACGCGCAGAAGCGCATGGACACGCTGATCTCGGCCAACTACTCCTCGGCTGCCATCGACGGCGTCCTGTCCCCGAACGACACCCTGGCCCGCGCGATCATCACCTCGGTGAAGGCCGCCAGCAAGCCGGTCCCGGTCGTCACCGGCCAGGACTCCGAGGTCGAGTCGGTCAAGTCGATCATGGCGGGTGAGCAGTACTCCACGATCAACAAGGACACCCGCAACCTCGTCAAGGCCACGATCGACATGGTCAAGGCCATCCAGGCCGGCCAGGAGCCGAAGATCACCGACACCAAGCAGTACAACAACGGTGTCAAGGTCGTCCCGGCCAACCTGCTCGACCCGGTGATCGTGACGAAGGACAACGCCAAGGAGGCGTACGCCAACGACCCGACCCTGTCGAAGCTCACCGGCTGA
- a CDS encoding glycoside hydrolase family 3 protein: MRGTVQPLRQTSPEGVDYRDLNGNGRMDPFEDPRLGVDERVADLLPRLSLEEKVGLMFQTVIEAGADGTVKEAPGAISKSATSDVVLRKHLTHFNVHALGDARLAARWHNALQAIAEKSPHGIPVTVSTDPRHAFIENAGASFAAKAFSQWPEPLGLAALRDPELVREFGDIARQEYCAVGIRAALHPTLDLATEPRWARQSGTFGQDPDLVTELSVAYLRGFQQDSLGPGSVACTSKHFPGGGPQKDGEDAHFPYGREQVYPGGRFADHLKPFPPVIEAGTAAIMPYYGMPVGLEIDGDPVEEVGFGYNKQIVTGLLRGTLGYDGVVVTDWELVNDNHVGDQVLPARAWGVEHLDPAARMELILEAGADQFGGEECVELLLELVAAGRVSESRIDESARRLLAVKFRLGLFDDPFVDEDAAAGTVGRSDFREAGYAAQARSVTVLANHVVQVGGADRADGADGADGQFGADAPVLPLPTGLRVYAENVSPDAVARLGVAVDRPEDAEVALVRLHAPFEPRSDLFLESWFHQGSLDFPPGLVARLARIAAHCPLVLDVTLDRPAVLTPLLPLATALVASYGSCDDALVDALTGVRPPEGRLPFDLPRSMDQVRRHGEDVPGYDDPLFTFGHGLMVATGRPAAGD, from the coding sequence GTGAGAGGCACTGTGCAGCCGCTGAGGCAGACCAGCCCGGAGGGGGTCGACTACCGCGACCTCAACGGGAACGGCCGGATGGACCCGTTCGAGGACCCGCGCCTCGGGGTCGACGAGCGGGTCGCCGACCTCCTGCCGCGGCTGTCGCTCGAGGAGAAGGTCGGCCTGATGTTCCAGACCGTCATCGAGGCCGGTGCCGACGGCACGGTCAAGGAGGCGCCTGGCGCGATCAGCAAGTCGGCGACGTCCGACGTGGTGCTGCGCAAGCACCTCACCCACTTCAACGTGCACGCCCTGGGCGACGCCCGCCTGGCCGCGCGGTGGCACAACGCCCTCCAGGCCATCGCGGAGAAGTCGCCACACGGCATACCCGTGACGGTCTCGACCGACCCGCGGCACGCGTTCATCGAGAACGCCGGAGCGTCGTTCGCTGCCAAGGCGTTCTCGCAGTGGCCCGAGCCGCTGGGACTGGCCGCGCTGCGCGATCCGGAGCTGGTCCGGGAGTTCGGTGACATCGCCCGGCAGGAGTACTGCGCGGTCGGCATCCGTGCCGCCCTGCACCCCACCCTCGACCTCGCCACCGAACCGCGCTGGGCTCGGCAGTCGGGCACCTTCGGGCAGGACCCTGACCTGGTCACCGAGCTGTCGGTCGCCTACCTCCGGGGGTTCCAGCAGGACTCGCTCGGCCCGGGCAGTGTCGCCTGCACCAGCAAGCACTTCCCCGGTGGCGGGCCGCAGAAGGACGGCGAGGACGCCCACTTCCCCTACGGCCGCGAGCAGGTCTACCCGGGTGGGCGGTTCGCCGACCACCTCAAGCCGTTCCCGCCGGTGATCGAGGCCGGGACCGCCGCGATCATGCCCTACTACGGCATGCCGGTCGGGCTCGAGATCGACGGCGACCCGGTCGAGGAGGTCGGCTTCGGCTACAACAAGCAGATCGTGACCGGCCTGCTGCGCGGCACCCTCGGCTACGACGGGGTCGTGGTCACCGACTGGGAGCTGGTCAACGACAACCACGTCGGTGACCAGGTGCTGCCCGCCCGGGCGTGGGGGGTCGAGCACCTCGACCCGGCCGCCCGCATGGAGCTGATCCTCGAGGCGGGTGCCGACCAGTTCGGTGGCGAGGAGTGCGTCGAGCTGCTGCTCGAGCTGGTCGCCGCGGGACGCGTCAGCGAGTCGCGGATCGACGAGTCGGCCCGCCGGCTGCTGGCGGTGAAGTTCCGGCTGGGGCTGTTCGACGACCCGTTCGTGGACGAGGACGCCGCGGCTGGGACGGTGGGGCGCAGCGACTTCCGCGAGGCCGGGTATGCCGCCCAGGCCAGGTCCGTGACCGTGCTCGCCAACCACGTGGTCCAGGTCGGTGGCGCCGACCGCGCGGACGGCGCGGACGGCGCGGACGGCCAGTTCGGCGCGGACGCGCCGGTGCTCCCGCTGCCCACCGGCCTGAGGGTCTATGCGGAGAACGTCTCGCCGGACGCGGTCGCTCGGCTCGGCGTCGCGGTGGACCGCCCCGAGGACGCCGAGGTCGCGCTGGTCCGGCTGCACGCCCCCTTCGAGCCGCGCTCCGACCTGTTCCTCGAGTCGTGGTTCCACCAGGGCTCGCTCGACTTCCCGCCGGGGCTGGTGGCCCGGCTCGCGCGCATCGCCGCGCACTGCCCGCTGGTCCTCGACGTGACCCTCGACCGCCCGGCCGTGCTGACCCCGCTGCTGCCGCTGGCCACCGCGCTCGTCGCCAGCTACGGCAGCTGCGACGACGCACTCGTCGACGCCCTCACCGGGGTGCGGCCCCCGGAGGGCCGGCTGCCCTTCGACCTGCCCCGCTCGATGGACCAGGTGCGCCGGCACGGCGAGGACGTCCCCGGCTACGACGACCCGCTCTTCACCTTCGGCCACGGCCTGATGGTCGCGACCGGTCGTCCGGCTGCCGGCGACTGA
- the mmsB gene encoding multiple monosaccharide ABC transporter permease, with amino-acid sequence MDKLKQVFGGDTRQFGMIFALVALIIFFQVWTGGLTLKPENVINIFQGNSYILVMAIGMVLVIIAGHIDLSVGSVAAFVGITVAIAMRDWGIPWWVGILLGLVVGAVVGVWQGFWVAVVGIPAFIVTLAGMLIFRGANQAVGKSLTIPVNEDFQKIGAGYLPEVGPNTGYNNLTILLGILLCAAIVFGALRNRRNQRKIGAEVEDGTVLYLRLGLICVAILATVFVMGSGRKGTSLPVSALILGVLVMLYGFLSTRTIVGRHVYAVGGNRHAAELSGVRSRRINFLVMMNMSILAALGGMMFVARSTSSGPFDGVGWELDVIAAVFIGGAAVSGGVGTVVGSVIGGLVMAVLNNGLQLKGIGADATQIIKGLVLLTAVAFDVYNKSQGRRSIIGLLMRNSGGGTAAGEAKDTVRQES; translated from the coding sequence ATGGACAAGCTGAAGCAGGTCTTCGGCGGCGACACCCGTCAGTTCGGGATGATCTTCGCGCTGGTGGCGCTGATCATCTTCTTCCAGGTCTGGACTGGCGGCCTGACCCTCAAGCCCGAGAACGTCATCAACATCTTCCAGGGCAACAGCTACATCCTGGTGATGGCGATCGGCATGGTGCTCGTGATCATCGCCGGCCACATCGACCTGTCGGTCGGGTCGGTCGCGGCGTTCGTCGGCATCACGGTGGCGATCGCGATGCGCGACTGGGGCATCCCGTGGTGGGTGGGCATCCTGCTCGGGCTCGTCGTCGGCGCGGTGGTCGGCGTGTGGCAGGGCTTCTGGGTCGCAGTCGTGGGCATCCCCGCGTTCATCGTCACCCTCGCCGGCATGCTCATCTTCCGCGGCGCCAACCAGGCCGTCGGCAAGTCGCTGACCATCCCGGTGAACGAGGACTTCCAGAAGATCGGCGCCGGCTACCTGCCCGAGGTGGGGCCGAACACCGGCTACAACAACCTGACCATCCTGCTGGGCATCCTGCTCTGCGCGGCCATCGTCTTCGGCGCCCTGCGCAACCGGCGCAACCAGCGCAAGATCGGCGCGGAGGTCGAGGACGGCACCGTCCTCTACCTGCGGCTCGGCCTGATCTGCGTGGCCATCCTCGCGACGGTGTTCGTCATGGGCTCCGGTCGCAAGGGGACCTCGCTCCCGGTCTCGGCCCTGATCCTCGGCGTGCTGGTGATGCTCTACGGCTTCCTGTCCACGCGCACCATCGTCGGACGCCACGTCTACGCCGTCGGCGGCAACCGGCACGCAGCCGAGCTGTCCGGGGTGCGCAGCCGGCGGATCAACTTCCTCGTCATGATGAACATGTCGATCCTCGCGGCACTCGGCGGCATGATGTTCGTCGCCCGCTCCACCTCCTCCGGCCCGTTCGACGGCGTCGGCTGGGAGCTCGACGTGATCGCGGCCGTCTTCATCGGCGGCGCCGCGGTCAGCGGCGGCGTGGGCACCGTCGTCGGGTCGGTGATCGGTGGCCTTGTGATGGCCGTCCTCAACAACGGCCTGCAGCTGAAGGGGATCGGCGCCGACGCCACCCAGATCATCAAGGGCCTGGTGCTGCTCACTGCAGTCGCCTTCGATGTCTACAACAAGAGCCAGGGGCGCCGGTCGATCATCGGTCTGCTCATGAGGAACTCCGGTGGTGGCACCGCCGCCGGAGAAGCGAAGGACACGGTCCGTCAGGAGTCGTGA